In the genome of Pempheris klunzingeri isolate RE-2024b chromosome 3, fPemKlu1.hap1, whole genome shotgun sequence, one region contains:
- the LOC139199311 gene encoding putative methyltransferase NSUN7, translating to MADKVGSSEVANMSSVTEEILISHQDHDQETNKEPRSFLPPLPPLHSSSPSPVSDQAYLQAAAIFQQLRAEKPVTQQHLHYQKKTDTPLPESGDKTTQRQAYKLAFSTLKYQDLLEDIILDSCFHTSQHISSDLLPLAIVMLFDFQDRRFLSRERSTKEQEGEEPLQEVRALENSLQRCKTKLAASLARCRVKQSLQSVSCFLSDPVRTKQHRAKRLPLYAWVNTLKTSVEEVCEALQSAGLCEVENMSDLGESTFCRDPFCPDTLVFSQQLHALLRHSSLTATHVLNTQDRSVCVAVSVLRPLLFESGDVMTVGSFSALTVAHIAVVTAARSGRVLVCGADHTPSHLEEIQELLTEMDIKNVRVLSEAFCGLDEWDAAVQRLKVVIVLPQCSSSALNDPVPTIHSEHGDWDLLPDLSHGSVSQSKIHIMATQQARLLAHALSFPRVQTVVYCTRSVYPEENEQLVKRVLEKAHTHPKLLPFRVNGPIFPDETQSGDTTESKFFRLETTQFTNGCFVARLSRQADPTKVESVQDVLARAAAKGLLGGIIPEQSKTGKKGKSKKNRVASAGSKPSSPSSRERQTGGELVNGRDSVAPSEDEAKKGECSEEEKEDEEEEDKGQNRGKKRKGHKGKAKRRSKHTKRTNTVSNHHPKSHKKKPTKRKVNQSQRKRRKPRRIPRLTLTLMSSAKPSSHLSPITALAHKLSDNATIKSQQTVFSAPSPVRPAPPITHAASKQVQRHNTEAERAEKKLKDAAGAESPLKARGKVVTPKKDVEPQDKSKPADLVLPPISSPSSSSLSSRSRGSLSQHPSGASHSQLAQISASSSCVSLPRL from the exons ATGGCAGACAAAG TGGGCTCCAGCGAGGTTGCGAATATGAGCTCTGTGACAGAGGAGATCCTCATCTCACATCAAGACCACGACCAAGAGACCAACAAGGAGCCCCGCTCGTTtctacctcctcttcctcctcttcattcaTCTTCACCTTCACCGG TCTCAGATCAGGCCTACCTGCAAGCAGCAGCCATTTTCCAGCAGCTGCGAGCAGAGAAGccagtcacacaacaacacctgcATTACCAGAAGAAGACAGACACACCACTACCAGAGAGCGGAGACAAAACCACACAGAGACAGGCCTACAAACTCGCCTTCAGCACACTCAAAT ACCAAGATTTACTAGAGGACATCATCCTGGACAGCTGCTTCCACACTTCTCAGCATATC TCCAGCGACTTGTTGCCATTGGCGATAGTGATGCTGTTCGACTTCCAGGACCGAAGGTTTTTGTCGCGTGAACGTTCAACAAAGGAGCAGGAAGGGGAGGAGCCTCTCCAGGAAGTCAGGGCCCTGGAGAACAGTCTGCagag GTGTAAAACCAAGCTGGCAGCATCTCTAGCTCGCTGCAGAGTGAAACAGAGTCTGCAGAGCgtctcttgttttctgtctgatccTGTCAGgaccaaacagcacagagcaaaACGCCTGCCACTTTACGCATGGGTCAATACTCTCAAGACCag TGTTGAGGAAGTGTGTGAAGCCCTGCAAAGTGCTGGCTTGTGTGAAGTGGAGAACATGTCCGACCTCGGGGAGTCGACGTTCTGCAGAGACCCCTTCTGTCCAGACACGCTCGTCTTCTCCCAACAGCTTCATGCTCTGCTCCGacacagcagcctcacagctacacaTGTACTTAACACACAG GACAGGAGTGTGTGCGTAGCGGTGAGCGTGTTACGCCCCCTCCTGTTTGAAAGCGGTGACGTGATGACGGTGGGGTCTTTCTCAGCTCTGACTGTGGCTCACATAGCTGTCGTGACTGCTGCCCGCTCTGGCCGAGTGCTGGTGTGTGGTGCTGATCACACACCTTCACACTTAGAGGAGATACAAGAACTACTCACAGAAATGGACATCAAAA ACGTGCGAGTCCTGTCAGAAGCGTTCTGTGGTCTGGATGAGTGGGACGCCGCCGTCCAGCGTTTAAAGGTCGTCATAGTGCTGCCTCAGTGTTCATCCTCCGCCCTCAACGACCCCGTGCCCACCATCCACAGTGAACACGGAG ACTGGGATCTGCTGCCAGACTTGTCTCACGGTTCTGTATCCCAGAGCAAAATACACATAATGGCCACTCAGCAGGCACGACTACTAGCACACGCTCTCTcct tcCCAAGGGTTCAGACGGTGGTCTACTGCACACGCTCAGTGTATCCTGAGGAAAATGAACAGCTGGTGAAAAGAGTGTTAGAGAAAGCACACACTCACCCCAAACTGCTGCCCTTCAG GGTGAATGGTCCAATTTTCCCAGATGAAACCCAGTCAGGAGACACAACAGAGTCCAAGTTCTTCAGGCTTGAAACAACTCAGTTCACCAACGGCTGCTTCGTAGCGCGGCTGTCCCGACAG GCGGATCCCACTAAGGTAGAATCAGTCCAGGATGTGCTGGCAAGGGCAGCAGCAAAGGGTCTCCTGGGTGGAATAATTCCTGAACAATCAAAAACTGGTAAAAAGGGGAAAAGCAAGAAGAATCGCGTAGCTTCAGCCGGCAGCAAACCTTCATCCCCCTCAAGccgagagaggcagacaggaggggAGCTTGTGAACGGACGAGACTCAGTCGCACCTTCAGAAGACGAGGCGAAGAAAGGTGAatgcagtgaggaggagaaggaggatgaagaggaggaagataaagggcaaaacagaggaaagaagaggaaagggCACAAAGGAAAGGCCAAACGAAGATCAAAACACACCAAGCGGACAAACACGGTCTCAAATCATCACCCTAAAAGCCACAAGAAGAAACcaacaaagagaaaagtcaACCAATCCCAACGCAAGAGGCGTAAACCGAGAAGAATACCTCGCCTGACGCTGACATTAATGTCCTCTGCAAAACCCTCCAGCCACTTGTCTCCAATCACAGCCCTTGCACACAAGCTGAGTGACAATGCAACGATTAAATCGCAGCAGACTGTCTTTAGCGCTCCCTCCCCTGTGCGTCCTGCTCCACCCATCACCCATGCCGCCTCCAAGCAGGTGCAGCGACACAACACAGAggctgagagagcagagaaaaaactgaaggatgcagcaggagcagaaagCCCCCTAAAGGCGAGGGGAAAGGTGGTCACACCTAAGAAAGATGTGGAGCCCCAGGACAAGTCCAAGCCTGCAGATTTGGTCTTGCCACCCATTTCCTCCCcgtcctccagctctctgagcAGCAGGAGTCGtggttctctctctcagcaTCCATCCGGGGCCTCCCACTCTCAGCTCGCCCAAATATCTGCATCCTCCTCCTGCGTCTCTCTGCCGCGATTATAG